In a genomic window of Rhododendron vialii isolate Sample 1 chromosome 12a, ASM3025357v1:
- the LOC131309854 gene encoding probable inactive nicotinamidase At3g16190: MASSSSSFDSDTRWKNTALLVIDMQNDFILPDGLMRVDGGQAIVPNVIKAVEVARRRGILVIWVVREHDPLGRDVELFRQHLYSSEKAGPTSKGSLGAELVDGLVIKEGDYKVVKTRFSAFFATHLNSFLKTAGINSLVVVGVQTPNCIRQTVFDAVALDYKYVAVIVDGTAAATPDIHFANIFDMKNIGVATPTLQEWGESDA, encoded by the exons atggcttcttcttcttcttcttttgattcCGATACCCGATGGAAGAACACTGCCCTTCTCGTCATAGACATGCAG AATGATTTCATATTACCAGATGGTTTGATGCGTGTAGATGGTGGCCAAGCTATTGTACCTAACGTCATAAAGGCAGTTGAAGTTGCTCGACGGCGTGGTATCCTCGTAATTTGG GTCGTTCGTGAGCATGACCCACTTGGAAGAGATGTTGAGCTCTTCCGTCAGCATTTGTACTCCAGTGAGAAAGCAGGGCCAACCTCTAAGGGAAGCCTTGGTGCTGAACTTGTTGACGGCCTTGTGATCAAGGAAGGGGACTATAAGGTGGTGAAGACACGCTTTAGTGCATTCTTTGCTACGCACCTTAATTCTTTTTTGAAGACAGCTGGGATAAACAGTTTAGTTGTCGTCG GTGTTCAAACTCCAAACTGCATCAGACAGACTGTCTTTGATGCCGTAGCATTGGATTATAAATATGTTGCAGTTATTGTTGATGGCACGGCTGCTGCCACACCCGACATACATTTTG CAAATATTTTTGACATGAAAAATATTGGAGTTGCAACCCCAACGTTACAGGAATGGGGCGAGTCGGATGCTTGA
- the LOC131309855 gene encoding protein NRT1/ PTR FAMILY 1.1-like yields MEVSADLVKMEEQQQSPRRRQKGGLMTMPFIIANEGLEKLASYGLLSNMILYLMEEYHIGVIEGTNILFFWSAATNFSPLFGAFISDSYLGRFLTIGLGSIFSLLGMVLLWMTTVIPQTRPPYCNQLKGESCKSPTGSQYATLLFSFVLMSIGAGGIRPCSLAFGANQVDQRDNPNNKQVLEKFFSWYYAAISISVIIALTVIVYIQDNAGWKVGFGVPAILMFLSALSFFIASPFYIKQKATMSLFTNFARVIVVCIKNIKVALPSDESNLRYHRMSDSTLSEPTRKLRFLNKACIIRNHEGITPEGEASNAWSLCTVDQVEELKSLIRVMPLWSSSIMMSVNISQATFQFLQAQSMNRHLTPRFQIPAGSFSVFILIGIVMWIFLYDRIIIPVASKIRGKPFSVGVKVRMGVGLFCSFLAMVVAAIVEHYRKRKALESGYYNNPIGVVHMSAMLLVPQYLLMGVAEALNVIASNEFFYSELPKSMSSMAVALSGLGLAVGSLLASLILSTVEKVTKRGGKDSWISNNINQSHYESYYWLLAIMSLVNVLYFILCSWAYGPCADQGFSKVLFDREGFFKLNDKGEDLKEELHIKGSGVKNGEEKSKEDEV; encoded by the exons ATGGAGGTCTCTGCAGATCTGGTTAAAATGGAGGAGCAGCAGCAGTCTCCTCGGAGAAGACAAAAGGGTGGCCTTATGACCATGCCATTTATCATAG CAaatgaaggattggagaagttGGCTAGCTATGGGTTGTTGTCAAACATGATATTGTATTTGATGGAAGAGTACCACATCGGGGTAATCGAAGGGACAAACATACTCTTTTTCTGGTCTGCGGCTACCAATTTCTCTCCACTATTTGGAGCTTTTATCTCTGATTCATATCTGGGTCGATTCCTCACCATTGGCCTTGGCTCCATCTTCAGTCTCCTG GGAATGGTCCTCTTGTGGATGACGACTGTGATCCCCCAAACAAGGCCACCTTACTGCAACCAACTAAAGGGGGAGAGCTGCAAATCTCCAACAGGATCCCAATATGCAacccttctcttttcctttgtcCTAATGTCCATTGGAGCTGGTGGGATTCGACCCTGTTCCTTAGCTTTTGGAGCAAACCAAGTGGACCAAAGAGACAATCCAAACAACAAACAGGTCTTAGAAAAATTCTTCAGTTGGTACTACGCTGCAATTTCTATTTCAGTCATCATTGCATTGACTGTCATCGTTTACATTCAAGATAATGCTGGATGGAAAGTAGGGTTTGGAGTCCCCGCAATCCTCATGTTCTTATCTGCTCTTTCGTTCTTCATCGCCTCTCCGTTTTATATCAAACAGAAAGCTACCATGAGCTTGTTTACTAACTTTGCACGAGTGATTGTAGTTTGTATCAAGAATATAAAAGTAGCATTGCCGTCTGATGAATCGAATTTGAGGTATCATCGCATGAGTGACTCAACTCTCTCCGAGCCAACCAGAAAACTTAG GTTCTTAAACAAAGCTTGCATCATTAGGAACCATGAGGGCATAACTCCAGAGGGAGAGGCTTCCAATGCATGGAGCCTTTGCACAGTAGACCAAGTTGAAGAGCTAAAATCACTCATCAGAGTCATGCCATTATGGTCTTCATCGATCATGATGTCGGTAAACATAAGTCAGGCAACCTTCCAATTTCTCCAAGCTCAATCCATGAACAGACACCTCACTCCAAGGTTCCAAATACCTGCAGGCTCCTTCTCTGTGTTCATATTAATCGGTATAGTAATGTGGATCTTTCTTTACGATCGCATTATCATTCCTGTAGCTTCgaaaataagaggaaaaccCTTTTCAGTTGGCGTAAAAGTAAGAATGGGTGTCGGGTTATTTTGCTCTTTCTTGGCCATGGTAGTTGCAGCAATTGTGGAGCATTATAGAAAGAGAAAAGCCTTGGAAAGTGGCTATTACAATAACCCCATAGGAGTTGTTCATATGTCAGCTATGTTGCTTGTACCACAATATTTACTCATGGGTGTGGCGGAAGCCCTGAACGTGATTGCATCAAATGAGTTTTTCTACTCGGAGTTGCCAAAGAGCATGTCGAGCATGGCAGTGGCTCTATCCGGATTGGGGCTGGCTGTGGGGAGTTTGTTGGCCAGTTTGATACTGAGTACTGTGGAAAAGGTTACTAAAAGAGGGGGAAAAGATAGTTGGATTTCGAATAATATCAATCAAAGTCATTATGAGAGCTACTATTGGCTTCTCGCAATTATGAGTTTGGTTAATGTGCTTTATTTTATTCTGTGTAGTTGGGCATATGGGCCTTGTGCAGATCAAGGGTTTTCTAAGGTTTTATTTGATCGGGAAGGGTTTTTTAAGCTTAACGACAAGGGGGAAGATTTGAAGGAGGAGTTGCATATAAAAGGAAGTGGAGTTAAGAATGGAGAAGAAAAGTCCAAGGAAGATGAGGTATAG